GCAAGTCTCATGTTTTAGTTTACCGTTCGAGTGTTAAACTGGTTTTTCTTACTTTCATCACTCGTTTTTTATCTTTCTTATAGGATGTTTCGAGGGAATTCAAGAGCACCCTTGAACGAGAAATTGGTCTCGATGAACCTGACAATCAAGTGCCAAGACCTTCTACGTCCAACACTACTAAGCCTTCGACAGAGGATAGCACTGAGGATTCAGGGGCGAATATCGAATCCAGTGAGTTTCATCTATCTTTTCAACTAGTCTTTTTTGCTAAATTAGATAGATTAATAGATTCACTGGGCTGCTTCACGCTTTAACAGCATTTACTTGCataaagattaaaaaaatatagattATTCCATTATGgattggaaaaatagaagtttATTGATAAATGGCCTGAAGAACTTGAAATTCCAGTATACATCAAATATTCTTTGAAAACTCTGGCGACTAATCTTCACCAAGAATTTGGTTTATTATTCGCAAAATTTAATTGTTGATGGTGAATACATCAGAACAATTGTCTGTAATTCGGGTGACAGAAGTTAGCTaaactaaaattcaaaaaattgagGAGCGAAATGATAATTTCTGTGTGTAACATAGAAATATTGAAGTTGATAGGAAAACATGTTTGCGTGAGTGTTTGGGATTGGCGGGCGGCAGCTCATTCCAGGCATCTTGATCCTGTCGCTCATTCTACCTAACAACCAGTTAAATTATGCGCTTATGGTTCTGTAATAGATTGTTAGAAAAATCTGTATATTGCTCCTGGAAATATATTTTGTTGACTTCAAAACTTAAGGATTAATTCCTTGGCTGCTTCCATGCCGGCCAAACATTATGTACTTTGAGATGCCTTGATGTTGTTGCAACTTCTTTGAGAACGAGGCTTTCCTGAAGTATATGTTATACCCatcagttcagaaatgtcaCTTGATTGCTTTGCTGTTCCCGTTTTTATATATCCATAACAAGTTTGTTTTCTAAGGTTGTCTTTGGATTGAAGGATTATAGCAAGTTCGTTTTCTAAGATTGTCTTTGGATTGAAAGATTTCGCTACGTATTTCCAACCATTATTAATCCCCACATCATTTGAATGAGCATTAGGTTTTGGGGCCTTGGGCAAATATTGCCGAAGCGAAGATTTTGAATGGATGACCTGTTTGTCATtgatatttgattgaattcAAAATGGtggattaataataaaaattgcaGATGGTATTCCATCTGACAGTGTGGAAGTGTCAAAAGAGGGCTCCTCGAAGATCACAGCAGAAAAGCTGACAGGAGTTCTTGCTCAACTGCAGAAAGAGCAGGCAGAAGAAGCAGAGAGAGCCCGTGTACAATCAGAATCCGAAGTATTGGACGCTACTCAAGATGGTTCTATAGATACAGCTGATGTAGATGTTAATAAAACATTAGACGCCCCTCAAGAAGAAGCTTCTTCAGAGACGATTCTCGCTCAAAATCCGGAGGCCAGCGATCTCCAAGAAGTCCCTTCAGCTGTGTCTTCTAGCCCTTCTCCTGCAAATACCGAAAGCAAGGCATGAAATCTCAGAGTGACGATTTTTGAAACGTGATCTAGAACTTCTTGTGTGCCTTGAGCAGGAATGAGTTTAgtgtttttatctttgattgTATGGTAAGCAATAAAGATGCCATTTGATGGTAATCTGAGAGCAGGGAATTGTTAATTTACTTGTGAAATTTCTGTAATAGGCTTGATCTTGTAGCAAGAATATGTCATGCATGCAATATTTATGCAGCTCTGTTGTACTAGTCTACGTTCATATTCTTTTTGAAACATGAAAAGATTGAATAAACTGTTCGTATCAATTTCTTAACAAATTTATTCATTGAACTTAGTCAAGTTTATCATAATGATCACTGATGAGCCAGATGTAAGCGATTTCCTATCAGTATGAAACTTTAGTTTTATCAAATATGAAACAGAGAAAGGATGGCGCGCGAGAAACTAAAAAGTAAGAGTTTCTGGCATTTAGCTTCTGTTTTCAGGAAAGTGTCTTTAGTCTCTCTGCAAAACCGATATACTAACAATTTATGTCAATTGGCTCATATTTTGTTCCGTGTAATGCAGTCATCAATATTAAAcaaaattcatgaaaaataaatataaaaggcGATCGGGTTAAACGTCATAATGAAACTGAAATCGACACAATATTTTTTGTCCCACAAAGACACTAAACACTCGGAGAAACGAAAGCCGCAAAaccaaatatttttcatagtTAAAGCTCCATGAGAAATTCCTTGTCCTTCTCCAACCTCTTCAGggcatcatcctccaaactgatctcCACATCAATGCTTCTTCCCCCATCTTTGCCCGGATACAAGTACACCATCCCATCGAACCTGTTATTCAACCCGCTACGAACGCTTTCGGGTTTGCCCCACCCAAAATCCACGTCGTAAACCTTAAACCGAGGGGAGCTCCCCACTGCCACGCAGTTCACACCAGCATCCTTGAACTGGAAGATTACCGGGTTGGTTTCCCACTCAGTGTTTCGAGCGTCAATCGCCTTCGCATCGTGGGATTCAATGGCGGTTCTGATCAGATCAGCCCCGAACTCAATCGGGTTCGACATGATCAGCCCGGCCGCAGTGACGGTGAAGATCGCCTGGATCAAATTCCCGAAGTAACTCTCCGGCATCTTTGGGTCCACCCGCTTCCGGCAGTCGGCGAACACAGTGAACACCGTGTACTCCTCGGGCTTCAGCTCCCGCGCTCGTGTGACGGCGGACCACACGTGCGCGGAGAGGGACTGGAATGTGGAGAAGGGCTTCGATCCAGTACCGGCGTTGACTTTTGACTTGATTCGGTCAATGTCTGATTCGGAGAACTTGAAGACCTTTTCGCGGAGGGATTTGGCGGCCACGTCACCGTTGGATGAAGCTGACTTGGCATGCTCCGGCGCGTCGGATGGCTTGGAGAGGTCGAGCTTTACTCTTGTGTTTCGTGCTTTGGTGCGGTCGAGGAATGGTGGGGTTGCGACGGAGGCAGAAGAACCGCTGCATATTTGGGCCCATGCGCTCATGAAGTGCCACGTGGACGTGCCATCCAGAATAGCATGGTTGAAGGCACAGCCGATTGCAACCCCATCCTTTAGCTTTGTCACCTGTTTTAATAATTGCCGTGCACCGATTTATAGGTATTTTGGTTCTTTTACggctttaattaaaaaatatgtttctcccattttcactcgaaattttgataattttcGTAATAGGGTAAGTTGCACATTACCTCTGCGAACCACCTCAGTCCCCAGGGCATTTaatagaatttaataattgaaatAAATCCTTGTATTTTTAtcgattatattatatataagcaCTATAATTAACTATATATCACATCACCATTATTAAAAGTGGTTATCCAATCAAGAAAATTTGACAGACAGAAATTAGAGTATGCAAGAGATTATATTTTACCTGCACTGCCAGCAGCGGCTTGTGGAGTCCTTCCAAATTCAAGATCATGTTGTAAGGCAGCAGAGCCTTAAACTTCGACGTCCCTTCCTCCGCCGTCAGCTCCGCCACCTCCATCTCCTCCGCCGCGGCGGCCACAACCTCCACTCCCTCCATATCATCGTCGTACACCACTTTAAACACACCATCCTCATCTTTATCCAGTTTCCCAGCCAACTGATAAAATTCCTCCAAAACAACAGCAAGCCCGTCTTTCGATCTCTGCACAATTCCCTCGAAATCATCCTCACTTTTGTAAATTATCAGTTTCTGATTATAGTAAAACGCCAAGTACGGGAGATCGAATGTGACCAGCTGGCATTCTTTTTTTCCAATCGGTTTCTTGGGCTTCACATTTCCCGTGCTGAGGATTTTAACACAGTCGTCAACTTTCTTCTCCTCGGCAAATTCACCAGCCATTTTCTAAAATGGGAAGCTGCAGATAAAATTGTGTTGTAAATTGGTTTGTTAGTAGGGTGTTTCTGTACAAGTGCACAGATTTATAGTGTGGAGCCATTTTGAAGCAGTTGGGGAGCATTTATGATCTTCTTCGGGTGCAGTTGTATGAACATTTATTACCTGTCTTTGCCACTCTGTATTTTGGTGGGAGTTGAGTAAAAGACGATAACTTTTTTGCACCAATATTTGGTGGCGACGTAAATTCTTCAAATTCCCGGGTCAAACTTATCAGGTCATCCATCACATaattatatcaaatcaaacacaattaattttagaatttttacgTGATTAGTTCTAAAAAAATGCATTTTTTTATATGAGTATCAACTCTTTGAACCACTTTTCAACTGCACAGTGCACAGTCTCATGATATCTGAACAATTTATGGAATCGCTTCATCTATAAACCTGTCAGAAGTCGATCATTGTCCATACAATGACGATCACCCCCACTCTCTTCGACCATGACCTCACAAATTCAGTCCAGACTATGttgatttatgatattgtctgttgaaaattcaacatatatgatatatataatggCTTGACTTAATTAGGTATTATGTATTTAATAAGAATCATTCCGTAATTGTCGgcagataaataaaaaaatggtcAAGTTTTGGCAATTGTGCATCCTTTAGATTTTCATTTTATGAATCGTTCCTTtaaattttaatgattttttgttTATGTAGTTTCACCTTCAAAAATTTTGCTGGATTTACACCGATCGACTCTATTAGTTTACACAATATCCCGCCTGCAGGTTAAAAATTAATATGGATTGATATTTAACCTCCTAGTATAAGGTACACTTTGTCTTCTTCAAGGAGTTGACAAAAAATCTATAATATGGAGATAATTAATCGAAGGATATGAACTTCGATTATTATAAAACTTGAGTCGAGCATTTGATCAAACTATGTTATTAAATCAGATCatttatatcataaaatatAAAGATCCACAAAAGAATAAGTAATTCTCAACATCATGTTGGATCATAACATCGGGTGAAAAACTAGTTACATTATAAATTTGTAGAGGCTATTAATTAAAAACTTGCATTTTAATATTCAAGTTTGATTGAATCAAgccatttttttatggatgattttatcaaatatttattcaacCATAGATTAACAATCCTTTCCTAtgttaaattcaaaatatttttcaactttttGTACGTATACCCTCTGTACATTTTTTTttctatattttaaaaaagaaaaaacaatctttttgttgtattttttaaaaacaacaaattaatttcaaaatgaGAACCAAAATCGTGATTTTGTTTTATACCGGCGTTGCCGGATACAGTTTTAGTACCGTCCCCATAAACATCAAAACCAATATAACTAGAATATGTGAAAACATATGACCACTGAGAAGGTTCATTAAAACCTAATTTGTGGAATTGTGGCTGGTGAGTAATTTGTTGGAGGGGCAACCTAAAATAGGTGGCTTGAACAATAATGGCATTAATTAGTCGGAAATCATGATTTTGAAATACTTCATTTTTCATTCAATAAAACAACACTGATCCTATATAGCATCCCCGTTTGAATAAAGCGCAGATTCCTATATCACAGCTAAGATTTTTGTTTCTCGGAAACTTCTAAAAGCCACAAATATTTATGCAACTATGCAGCAGACCCAAGTTGTTTTTTAACTCTTTCCTGAAAATGAGATGATATTCGGTTTTGTTATGCTATCCACGGGAATATTATTCTTATCCACTCAATACATGACACATATACTGAATGAATAAATCATGACTACTAATTCAACCATGATGTAAAGATGAGTGACCATGATTCATCACTCAACATACGTGTCACGTGTTGAATCTGACTCTGATTCGTCATTCGTTAAACTCGATAGATCTCATTCAGGTTAGATCCGCAAATCCTAAGTATTAGACTCTCTGTCTTCTTTATTTTCGCCGTACCATTTGATTgtaatcaaaatataattagtaTATTACATTAGATAACCAAGTGTATCTTCAATCTCATCTTTGGATAATATATGGATTAGTAATTCTTGACCTGTTAACAGTCAAGTTCAATTCATAGAGTATTGTCATTTTTAATCTTTATTAGATGCTGGTGAAATATATGTATTAAATCTATCACCACCCAAAAGATATCAATTAAATATAATGATGATTTGGCTCAAGATTTGAATAATTGGTGGCTTTATGGAAAGCAGTCGTGATTAAGTCTATGATTTGaaatgaatatattttattGGTAGTAACCTTATATTGTAAACTGCCAGTTCCGGAACCTAATTGATAGTTCTAGGTTTATCCAAAATATAGCTTCGATATTCTTTTCCTATATATGGGATTTTTTTGTGTGGTGAATTCAATGAATTGTGTGTGTATAACATGATTTTTTTGGTAAGAAAAAGTGACACACATCAGAAGAAGAACATACATGTAGGAAATGGCCGCCATGCCATTGCCTACAATTTTTTACGAAACATGCGTACGCAACCTCAACTTTAGAAAATTGAGATGCGTACATGTTTCTTAATTCTTTTGACTCTCGGCTCCAGATACACTCATCGATGGTATGAGAAAAATCTGTAAATAACAGCGATTGAGGTCCCTAAGCACACACCTTATAAGAAAAATATACACCATCTATAGAGAATATGAAGTGCTTAGAAGGCTTCAACTCGAAGAAATcaaaaaatttacaaattttcatTGTCGGAGGTAACACTCGATTCGCTTCCGCatattatttatcatgtttatatatatgcaaaaacatgattttttagaaaaattctgacatttggtatcagaatCGTTATATTTTTACCTTGAAAATTTGTTTTCTGAAAATAAGTGATATTATAAAATTTCTTTTGAAGTTTTTGTATAAGAAACTTACCTGTTCTTGGTTGCACTTTGAAGTTCTTCTTTGAAATCTTGAAGATTATAATTGATTCTTGAATTTTTTATATGAAATGAGAAATTTTGTTGTTTCGGGAGGAAAAGTTGCAGAAAAACACTTTCTGAGACGTTGAAGAAGAAACTTCAAATAA
This is a stretch of genomic DNA from Primulina eburnea isolate SZY01 chromosome 11, ASM2296580v1, whole genome shotgun sequence. It encodes these proteins:
- the LOC140806029 gene encoding sec-independent protein translocase protein TATB, chloroplastic-like, translating into MTTTMAVAISTTPSYLLHSSSSSSATGAKTVLCALSNSTTSVPKNAIFQPAKSIHQLGFTAFPQWNGIKHLGISISRHSVKIERKVKVRAKGVYASLFGVGAPEALVIGVVALLVFGPKGLAEVARNLGKTLRAFQPTIRELQDVSREFKSTLEREIGLDEPDNQVPRPSTSNTTKPSTEDSTEDSGANIESNGIPSDSVEVSKEGSSKITAEKLTGVLAQLQKEQAEEAERARVQSESEVLDATQDGSIDTADVDVNKTLDAPQEEASSETILAQNPEASDLQEVPSAVSSSPSPANTESKA
- the LOC140806028 gene encoding BAHD acyltransferase DCR; this encodes MAGEFAEEKKVDDCVKILSTGNVKPKKPIGKKECQLVTFDLPYLAFYYNQKLIIYKSEDDFEGIVQRSKDGLAVVLEEFYQLAGKLDKDEDGVFKVVYDDDMEGVEVVAAAAEEMEVAELTAEEGTSKFKALLPYNMILNLEGLHKPLLAVQVTKLKDGVAIGCAFNHAILDGTSTWHFMSAWAQICSGSSASVATPPFLDRTKARNTRVKLDLSKPSDAPEHAKSASSNGDVAAKSLREKVFKFSESDIDRIKSKVNAGTGSKPFSTFQSLSAHVWSAVTRARELKPEEYTVFTVFADCRKRVDPKMPESYFGNLIQAIFTVTAAGLIMSNPIEFGADLIRTAIESHDAKAIDARNTEWETNPVIFQFKDAGVNCVAVGSSPRFKVYDVDFGWGKPESVRSGLNNRFDGMVYLYPGKDGGRSIDVEISLEDDALKRLEKDKEFLMEL